From Echeneis naucrates chromosome 7, fEcheNa1.1, whole genome shotgun sequence, one genomic window encodes:
- the nmnat1 gene encoding nicotinamide/nicotinic acid mononucleotide adenylyltransferase 1: MDPLGVTPVVLLACGSFNPITNMHLRMFELARDHLEDSGRYRVVKGIISPVGDGYKKKGLIEACHRLQMARLATENSDWITVDSWESLQSEWVETAKVIRHHYEELLAAQADSNDVDTVKHTKKRRMDENYFESSSHQKRRDGPQLMLLCGADVLESFGVPNLWRQEDITEIVGRYGLACITRSGCDPHKFIHQSDVLWRHRKNIHIIHEWVANEISATHVRRALRRGRSVRYLLPDAVLQYIQECDLYSDVSEQKNADVVLAPLQRYTGGSSMNSHECSNLSTEYNSHTHFSEEGRKDIIKMPAGICGTWDIISNVNFEGYMIALGISPYLRKIALKLKLKKVIEQHGDLYVVKTVSAFRNYTISFRVGQEFEEFTQGLDNRHVKSLVTWEGNKLICEQIGEKRNRGWAHWVEDDKLHLELYCEGEICKQVFKKNVAE, encoded by the exons ATGGATCCCCTCGGTGTCACCCCGGTGGTCCTGCTGGCCTGCGGATCGTTCAACCCCATCACCAACATGCACCTCAGGATGTTTGAACTGGCCAGGGATCATCTGGAGGACTCAG GTCGGTACAGGGTGGTGAAAGGCATCATCTCTCCAGTGGGGGATGGCTATAAGAAGAAAGGTTTGATTGAGGCCTGTCACCGCCTGCAGATGGCCAGATTGGCCACAGAGAACTCAGATTGGATCACAGTAGATTCCTGGGAGAGCCTGCAGTCTGAGTGGGTCGAGACAGCTAAAGTTATTCG GCATCACTATGAGGAATTGCTGGCAGCACAGGCAGACAGCAATGACGTCGACACAGTtaagcacacaaaaaagagacgCATGGATGagaattattttgaaagttcATCTCATCAGAAAAGGAGAG ATGGCCCACAGCTGATGTTGCTGTGCGGGGCTGATGTCTTGGAGTCCTTTGGGGTCCCCAATCTGTGGAGACAAGAGGATATCACAGAGATAGTGGGCCGCTATGGTTTGGCTTGCATCACCCGCAGTGGCTGTGACCCCCACAAGTTCATCCACCAATCAGATGTGCTGTGGAGGCATCGCAAAAACATCCACATCATCCATGAGTGGGTGGCCAATGAAATCTCAGCCACTCACGTGCGCCGGGCACTTCGCCGAGGTCGGAGCGTCAGATATCTGCTGCCAGACGCCGTGCTTCAGTACATTCAAGAGTGTGACCTCTACAGTGATGTAAGCGAGCAGAAGAATGCAGATGTGGTCCTAGCACCTCTTCAGAGATACACAGGTGGCTCCTCAA TGAATAGTCATGAATGTAGCAATTTAAGCACCGAAtataattcacacacacacttctcagaAGAAGGGAGAAAAGACATCATCAAAATGCCTGCAGGCATCTGTGGAACATGGGACATCATCAGTAATGTCAACTTTGAGGGCTACATGATTGCACTGG GTATCAGCCCTTACTTGCGAAAAATTGCTCTGAAGCTGAAACTGAAGAAGGTGATTGAGCAGCACGGTGACTTGTACGTTGTAAAAACAGTCAGCGCCTTCAGAAACTACACCATCTCCTTCAGAGTGGGCCAGGAGTTCGAGGAGTTTACCCAGGGACTGGACAACAGACATGTCAAG TCCCTGGTAACATGGGAAGGGAATAAACTGATATGTGAACAGATTGGAGAGAAGAGGAACCGAGGTTGGGCTCACTGGGTTGAAGACGACAAGCTGCATCTG GAGTTGTACTGCGAAGGAGAAATCTGCAAGCAGGTCTTTAAGAAGAATGTGGCCGagtga
- the lzic gene encoding protein LZIC, with protein MASRGKSETGKLRQNMEEQLDRLMQQLQDLEECREELDEEEYEETKKETLEQLSEFNDSLKKIMTGDMTLVDELSGMQLAIQAAISQAFKTPEVIRLFAKKQPGQLRTRLAEMDRDVMVGKLSRDVYTQQKVEILTALRKLGEKLTAEDETFLTENTTATLSQFEKVTANLGSEDKIMALASSGVKTKA; from the exons ATGGCTTCTCGTGGGAAATCAGAAACAGGAAAACTGAGGCAGAAtatggaggagcagctggacagactgatgcagcagcttcaggatCTGGAGGAATGCAG AGAAGAGTTGGATGAGGAAGAGTACGAGGAGACAAAGAAGGAAACCTTGGAACAGCTGAGTGAATTCAATGACTCCCTGAAGAAGATCATGACAGGAGACATGACACTTGTGGATGAACTCAGTGGGATGCAGTTG GCAATCCAAGCTGCCATCAGTCAGGCATTTAAAACTCCAGAGGTTATTCGACTTTTTGCAAAGAAGCAGCCGGGACAGCTGAGAACCAGACTAGCCGAG ATGGACCGTGATGTAATGGTGGGGAAACTGTCGAGGGATGTGTACACGCAGCAGAAGGTGGAAATCCTCACAGCCTTGAGAAAACTGGGAGAGAAG CTTACTGCAGAGGATGAGACGTTTCTCACTGAAAATACTACAGCTACCCTGAGCCAGTTTGAAAAAGTGACCGCAAACCTAG